The following proteins are co-located in the Apium graveolens cultivar Ventura chromosome 5, ASM990537v1, whole genome shotgun sequence genome:
- the LOC141724947 gene encoding zinc finger protein CONSTANS-LIKE 16-like: MESENFIANAVGGKTARACDGCVKKRARWYCAADDAFLCQACDGSVHAANPLAQRHERVRLKTASMTQLSLQIPSWHHGFTRKPRTPRGKHHHRQQKSEKLTENSMHLVPEAIANSENLCEENDGQEQLIYRVPIFDPFAAEMSLSDTSNESMTLRVGDDDGEKHKVGFYQSDLDLEEFAADVENLLCKGLDDQESFDMETLGFFDSRGKDLVESPSTWCTGAVVKFEEADEVKDNTIVNYQIEAEIDMTKETFELNFDDYDTPENNYEEDYEKVGVFGNVIDQLKEECDVTEMNVAEKKNKILLALNYEGVLAAWPEQKSAWMTGDRPQLEDNNCWPDCMGECGNVHDNYAIRYGEMGGIKMSDGGREARVSRYREKRRTRLFSKKIRYQVRKLNAEKRPRIKGRFVKRANFVAAF; this comes from the exons ATGGAATCGGAAAACTTTATAGCAAATGCAGTTGGTGGCAAAACAGCTAGAGCATGTGATGGTTGCGTTAAGAAAAGGGCTCGTTGGTATTGCGCAGCTGATGATGCTTTCTTGTGCCAAGCTTGTGATGGCTCCGTCCATGCTGCCAATCCTTTGGCTCAACGACATGAACGTGTTCGCCTCAAGACTGCGTCGATGACACAGTTGTCGCTCCAAATACCTTCGTGGCACCATGGTTTCACTAGAAAACCTAGAACCCCGCGAGGGAAGCATCATCACCGACAACAAAAGTCCGAGAAGCTGACAGAAAATTCTATGCATTTAGTGCCTGAGGCAATTGCTAATAGTGAGAATTTATGTGAAGAAAATGATGGGCAAGAGCAGCTTATTTATAGGGTTCCAATATTTGACCCTTTTGCTGCCGAGATGTCTCTCTCGGATACGTCTAATGAAAGCATGACATTAAGGGTAGGAGATGATGATGGCGAAAAACATAAGGTAGGGTTTTATCAATCAGACTTGGATCTTGAGGAATTTGCTGCTGATGTTGAGAATTTATTATGCAAGGGGCTTGATGATCAGGAATCATTTGACATGGAAACCCTGGGGTTTTTCGATTCCCGAGGCAAAGATTTAGTTGAAAGTCCTAGTACTTGGTGTACAGGAGCTGTAGTCAAGTTTGAGGAAGCTGATGAAGTAAAAGACAATACAATTGTGAATTACCAGATAGAAGCGGAGATTGACATGACAAAGGAAACGTTTGAGCTAAATTTCGACGATTATGATACACCAGAAAACAATTATGAGGAGGATTATGAGAAGGTTGGAGTATTCGGTAATGTCATTGATCAGTTGAAAGAAGAATGTGATGTAACGGAGATGAATGTAGCGGAGAAGAAAAACAAGATCTTATTGGCGCTTAATTATGAAGGTGTCCTTGCAGCATGGCCGGAACAGAAGTCTGCATGGATGACTGGAGATCGACCGCAACTTGAAGACAATAACTGCTGGCCTGACTGCATG GGTGAATGTGGAAATGTTCATGATAATTATGCAATTAGATATGGTGAGATGGGTGGGATAAAGATGTCGGACGGTGGGAGAGAAGCAAGAGTATCAAGGTACAGAGAGAAGCGACGGACGAGATTGTTTTCCAAGAAAATAAGGTATCAAGTGCGGAAGCTTAATGCAGAGAAGAGGCCAAGAATCAAAGGAAGATTTGTTAAGCGAGCAAATTTTGTAGCAGCATTTTAA
- the LOC141724948 gene encoding homocysteine S-methyltransferase 1: protein MGFESISAKLDDLIQKAGGCAVVDGGFATQLETHGASINDPLWSALCLIKDPHLIKQVHMEYLEAGADILVTSSYQATLPGFVSRGIPVREAELLLEKSVKLAVQARNKFWDGVKDTTSHNYNRALVAASIGSYGAYLADGSEYSGNYGPDVNLEKLKDFHRRRLQVLVNAGPDLLAFETIPNKLEAQACLELLEEENVNIPSWICFSSVDGVNAPSGESFQECLEVLNKSDKVAAVGINCAPPHFVQSLIQTFKKTTDKAIVVYPNSGETWDGIAKKWMPSKCFDDDNFKAYAVRWRDAGAKLIGGCCRTTPSTIQSISRVLKEKL, encoded by the exons ATGGGTTTTGAGAGCATATCTGCAAAGTTAGATGATCTGATACAGAAGGCTGGTGGCTGCGCCGTCGTGGACGGTGGTTTTGCTACGCAGTTGGAGACTCATGGTGCCTCCATTAATGACCCTTTATGGAGTGCTCTTTGCTTGATTAAAGATCCTCACCTCATCAAACAA GTTCACATGGAATATTTAGAAGCTGGTGCAGATATATTGGTAACCTCCTCGTATCAG GCAACTCTTCCAGGGTTTGTGTCCAGGGGAATTCCTGTTAGGGAAGCAGAGCTGCTGCTAGAAAAGAGTGTTAAACTGGCTGTCCAAGCCCGTAACAAGTTTTGGGATGGTGTGAAAGATACGACATCTCACAATTACAACCGAGCTTTGGTTGCAGCCTCCATTGGGAGCTATGGTGCTTATCTTGCCGATGGCTCCGAGTACAG TGGAAATTACGGGCCTGATGTGAACTTGGAAAAGTTGAAGGATTTCCATAGGCGCAGGTTGCAAGTTCTAGTAAATGCAGGTCCAGATTTGCTAGCCTTTGAAACCATCCCTAATAAACTAGAAGCTCAG GCCTGTCTGGAATTGCTTGAGGAAGAAAATGTCAATATTCCGTCTTGGATTTGTTTCAGCTCTGTTGACGGAGTAAATGCTCCTTCAGGAGAGAGCTTCCAGGAATGTCTTGAGGTCCTAAACAAGAGTGACAAAGTAGCTGCAGTTGGGATCAACTGCGCACCACCTCATTTTGTTCAAAGTCTTATTCAGACCTTTAAAAag ACAACAGACAAGGCAATTGTTGTTTATCCAAATAGTGGTGAGACATGGGATGGCATTGCTAAGAAATGGATG CCATCAAAGTGCTTTGATGATGATAACTTCAAAGCTTATGCTGTGAGATGGCGTGATGCAGGAGCTAAACTAATAGGTGGTTGCTGTCGAACCACACCCTCGACAATCCAATCCATTTCCAGAGTGTTAAAAGAGAAGCTCTGA